The following coding sequences are from one Arthrobacter sp. 24S4-2 window:
- a CDS encoding amidohydrolase family protein, with product MAATRYELGIDAPKLDAIDMHVHLEVDGHGHESLPPALTEASAKYFKSEDRTPSLDRIAEVYRELNMAAVVFTVDARTQLKHEPNSIEDLIVGAARNNDVLIPFGSVDPRTGAEAIQGAKRQAIDLGARGFKFHPSLQGFDPSNEQFYPLWETLQELGLPAIFHTGQNGMGAGLPGGYGIKLAYSNPLLLDAVAADFPELQIIMAHPSVPWQDEANSIATHKSNVFIDLSGWSPKYFPESLVRMANSVLQDKVLFGTDFPLITPQKWLGAFADLQLKDEVRPKILKHNAVRLLGLDG from the coding sequence ATGGCTGCCACCCGCTACGAGCTCGGCATCGACGCCCCGAAGCTCGACGCGATCGACATGCACGTCCACCTCGAAGTGGACGGCCACGGCCACGAGTCGCTCCCGCCGGCACTCACCGAGGCCTCGGCCAAGTACTTCAAGTCCGAGGACCGCACGCCGTCGCTGGACCGGATCGCGGAGGTCTACCGGGAACTGAACATGGCCGCCGTCGTGTTCACTGTGGACGCCCGCACCCAGCTCAAGCACGAACCGAACAGCATCGAGGACCTGATCGTCGGCGCGGCCAGGAACAACGACGTGCTGATCCCCTTCGGCAGCGTGGATCCGCGCACCGGCGCCGAGGCCATCCAGGGCGCCAAGCGCCAGGCCATCGACCTTGGCGCCCGCGGCTTCAAGTTCCACCCCAGCCTGCAGGGCTTCGACCCCTCCAACGAACAGTTCTACCCGCTCTGGGAAACCCTCCAGGAACTGGGTCTGCCGGCCATCTTCCACACCGGTCAGAACGGCATGGGCGCCGGCCTTCCCGGCGGCTACGGCATCAAGCTGGCCTACTCCAACCCGCTCCTCCTGGACGCCGTGGCCGCCGACTTCCCGGAACTGCAGATCATCATGGCCCACCCTTCCGTGCCGTGGCAGGACGAGGCCAACTCGATCGCCACCCACAAATCCAACGTGTTCATCGACCTCTCCGGCTGGTCCCCGAAGTACTTTCCGGAGTCCCTGGTCCGCATGGCCAACTCGGTCCTGCAGGACAAGGTCCTCTTCGGCACCGATTTTCCGCTGATCACGCCGCAGAAATGGCTGGGCGCCTTCGCGGACCTTCAGCTCAAGGACGAGG